A single Kryptolebias marmoratus isolate JLee-2015 linkage group LG7, ASM164957v2, whole genome shotgun sequence DNA region contains:
- the LOC108251153 gene encoding solute carrier family 12 member 3-like isoform X2: protein MGQLASKRNVVARGVHFSTNEEGPPRYSSHHFDSTIHRNHDLRISPTIVVSDEESSTSERRGSRAELRRSSVYSTMDLVPQLEHYANSLPRPMTRNRPSLETLRKTFEMVDIGMDGGATSDSSSLPTPDPGNEESQAPPGKGPVRFGWIVGVMIRCMLNIWGVILFLRLSWITSQAGIVLTCVIILMSVTVTSVTALSISAIATNGRVASGGAYFMLSRTLGPEIGGPIGVVFCFANALACALHTVGFSEVVRDLMREFNVVMIDSVNDVRIVGVITVTILLLIALAGMAWESSTQMFFFLVLLISFANYLVGTVIPPNTEKQSIGIFGYRGDIFVENLTPSWRGPKGSFFQVFAIFFPAATGILSGVNICGDLKDPNNAIPKGTLAAIFWTTLSDLVIAVTTGVCVVRDASGNKSDILTGNSTDGCVGLACNLGWNFTDCIHSQACPYGLANSLNLLGQLSGYPYLITAGVFAATLSSALGFLVSAPKIFQRLCKDEIYPFIIFFAKGYGKNNEPIRAYILCYLIAVIFILVAELNTIAALNSNFFLCSYGLINFSCFHASITNAPGWRPSFHYYSKWTALFGAVISMVLMFLFTWWAALITFCIIVFLFGYVNYYNKPKINWGSSVQAGTYNMALSYSVSLMGVEDHVKNFRPQCLVLSGPPNQRPALVDFVGSFTKHVSLMICGDIILEQDRTTRPHDATDSLVKWMNKRKVRSFYTPLSAETLRAGAKNLLQVRSLFEMLYLSVILSVCLSICCCQQDATKTLSLSAANPIIYSCTSFSGFIMKT, encoded by the exons ATGGGGCAACTTGCATCCAAACGTAATGTAGTGGCCCGAGGTGTCCATTTCTCAACCAATGAAGAGGGCCCTCCCCGATACTCATCACACCACTTCGATAGCACCATACATCGAAATCATGACCTGCGAATTTCTCCAACCATTGTTGTCTCTGATGAGGAGTCAAG TACATCAGAGCGCCGTGGCTCGAGGGCAGAGTTGCGCAGATCCTCTGTCTATAGCACCATGGATCTGGTGCCTCAGTTGGAGCATTATGCCAATTCCCTTCCACGTCCGATGACAAGAAACAGGCCATCTCTTGAAACTCTCCGCAAGACATTTGAA ATGGTGGATATAGGCATGGATGGAGGAGCCACGTCAGACTCAAGCAGCCTTCCAACACCAGATCCTGGAAACGAAGAGTCTCAAGCTCCCCCAGGGAAAGGTCCTGTTAGATTTGGCTGGATAGTTGGAGTCATg ATTCGTTGCATGCTGAATATTTGGGGGGTCATCCTGTTCCTCCGGCTGTCATGGATCACTTCCCAGGCAGGCATTG TGTTGACGTGTGTTATAATTTTGATGTCTGTGACGGTGACGTCTGTGACTGCGTTATCAATTTCTGCCATTGCCACCAACGGGAGGGTGGCCTCAG gTGGGGCATATTTTATGCTCTCCAGAACCTTGGGTCCTGAAATTGGAGGACCAATTGGGGTGGTTTTCTGCTTTGCCAATGCACTGGCGTGTGCGCTCCATACTGTTGGTTTCTCAGAGGTTGTTCGTGATCTAATGCGG GAGTTCAATGTCGTCATGATCGATTCAGTGAACGATGTTCGTATTGTGGGTGTGATCACTGTGACCATTCTTCTGCTCATTGCACTGGCTGGAATGGCGTGGGAGTCTTCG ACCcagatgtttttcttccttgttCTTTTGATCTCCTTTGCAAACTACCTTGTTGGCACAGTGATCCCTCCTAACACTGAGAAACAATCTATTGGCATCTTTGGATACAGAG GTGATATCTTTGTAGAAAACCTAACACCAAGCTGGAGAGGACCCAAAGGAAGTTTTTTCcaagtttttgccattttttttcctgctgccaCTGGCATTCTATCTGGGGTCAACATTTGTGGAGACCTTAAA GACCCTAATAATGCTATCCCCAAAGGCACCCTGGCTGCCATTTTTTGGACAACACTTAGCGACCTGGTGATAGCAGTTACTACTG GGGTGTGTGTAGTGCGGGATGCTTCCGGGAATAAAAGTGACATCCTGACTGGAAACAGCACTGATGGTTGTGTGGGACTGGCCTGTAATTTGGGCTGGAACTTCACAGACTGCATCCACTCCCAGGCCTGTCCTTATGGACTGGCCAACAGTTTGAAT TTGCTGGGCCAGTTGTCAGGTTACCCCTACCTCATCACTGCTGGTGTCTTCGCAGCCACCTTGTCTTCTGCTCTTGGATTCTTGGTCTCTGCACCAAAAATCTTTCAG cGTCTGTGCAAGGACGAAATATACCCTTTCATTATATTCTTTGCAAAGGGTTATGGGAAAAATAATGAGCCAATCCGAGCGTATATTCTCTGCTACCTCATTGCTGTGATTTTCATTCTCGTTG CTGAGTTGAACACCATTGCAGCCCTTAACTCCAACTTCTTCCTTTGCTCTTACGGTCTCATAAACTTCAGTTGCTTTCATGCTTCTATCACCAATGCCCCAG gtTGGAGGCCTTCATTTCACTACTACAGCAAATGGACAGCTCTCTTTGGGGCAGTGATCTCTATGGTTCTTATGTTTCTGTTCACTTGGTGGGCTGCTCTCATCACCTTCTGTATCATCGTCTTCCTCTTTGGATATGTCAACTACTATAACAAACCCA AAATAAACTGGGGTTCGTCAGTCCAAGCAGGAACATACAACATGGCCTTGTCGTATTCTGTCTCTCTGATGGGTGTGGAAGATCATGTCAAGAATTTTAG GCCACAATGTCTTGTCCTGAGTGGACCACCAAACCAGCGGCCTGCTCTGGTGGACTTTGTTGGCTCCTTCACTAAACACGTCAGCCTCATGATCTGTGGAGACATTATATTG GAACAGGACAGGACGACACGGCCTCATGATGCTACAGACAGCTTGGTTAAGTGGATGAACAAGAGGAAAGTGCGATCGTTTTATACTCCTCTTTCCGCTGAAACTCTCAGAGCAGGAGCTAAAAATTTGTTACAGGTACGTTCTTTATTCGAGATGTTGTATTTATctgttattttgtctgtttgcctCTCCATCTGTTGTTGTCAGCAAGATGCCACAAAAACTCTGAGCCTTTCTGCTGCAAATCCAATTATTTATTCTTGTACCAGTTTTTCTGGGTTCATAATGAAAACTTAA
- the LOC108251153 gene encoding solute carrier family 12 member 3-like isoform X1 — protein sequence MGQLASKRNVVARGVHFSTNEEGPPRYSSHHFDSTIHRNHDLRISPTIVVSDEESSSTSERRGSRAELRRSSVYSTMDLVPQLEHYANSLPRPMTRNRPSLETLRKTFEMVDIGMDGGATSDSSSLPTPDPGNEESQAPPGKGPVRFGWIVGVMIRCMLNIWGVILFLRLSWITSQAGIVLTCVIILMSVTVTSVTALSISAIATNGRVASGGAYFMLSRTLGPEIGGPIGVVFCFANALACALHTVGFSEVVRDLMREFNVVMIDSVNDVRIVGVITVTILLLIALAGMAWESSTQMFFFLVLLISFANYLVGTVIPPNTEKQSIGIFGYRGDIFVENLTPSWRGPKGSFFQVFAIFFPAATGILSGVNICGDLKDPNNAIPKGTLAAIFWTTLSDLVIAVTTGVCVVRDASGNKSDILTGNSTDGCVGLACNLGWNFTDCIHSQACPYGLANSLNLLGQLSGYPYLITAGVFAATLSSALGFLVSAPKIFQRLCKDEIYPFIIFFAKGYGKNNEPIRAYILCYLIAVIFILVAELNTIAALNSNFFLCSYGLINFSCFHASITNAPGWRPSFHYYSKWTALFGAVISMVLMFLFTWWAALITFCIIVFLFGYVNYYNKPKINWGSSVQAGTYNMALSYSVSLMGVEDHVKNFRPQCLVLSGPPNQRPALVDFVGSFTKHVSLMICGDIILEQDRTTRPHDATDSLVKWMNKRKVRSFYTPLSAETLRAGAKNLLQVRSLFEMLYLSVILSVCLSICCCQQDATKTLSLSAANPIIYSCTSFSGFIMKT from the exons ATGGGGCAACTTGCATCCAAACGTAATGTAGTGGCCCGAGGTGTCCATTTCTCAACCAATGAAGAGGGCCCTCCCCGATACTCATCACACCACTTCGATAGCACCATACATCGAAATCATGACCTGCGAATTTCTCCAACCATTGTTGTCTCTGATGAGGAGTCAAG CAGTACATCAGAGCGCCGTGGCTCGAGGGCAGAGTTGCGCAGATCCTCTGTCTATAGCACCATGGATCTGGTGCCTCAGTTGGAGCATTATGCCAATTCCCTTCCACGTCCGATGACAAGAAACAGGCCATCTCTTGAAACTCTCCGCAAGACATTTGAA ATGGTGGATATAGGCATGGATGGAGGAGCCACGTCAGACTCAAGCAGCCTTCCAACACCAGATCCTGGAAACGAAGAGTCTCAAGCTCCCCCAGGGAAAGGTCCTGTTAGATTTGGCTGGATAGTTGGAGTCATg ATTCGTTGCATGCTGAATATTTGGGGGGTCATCCTGTTCCTCCGGCTGTCATGGATCACTTCCCAGGCAGGCATTG TGTTGACGTGTGTTATAATTTTGATGTCTGTGACGGTGACGTCTGTGACTGCGTTATCAATTTCTGCCATTGCCACCAACGGGAGGGTGGCCTCAG gTGGGGCATATTTTATGCTCTCCAGAACCTTGGGTCCTGAAATTGGAGGACCAATTGGGGTGGTTTTCTGCTTTGCCAATGCACTGGCGTGTGCGCTCCATACTGTTGGTTTCTCAGAGGTTGTTCGTGATCTAATGCGG GAGTTCAATGTCGTCATGATCGATTCAGTGAACGATGTTCGTATTGTGGGTGTGATCACTGTGACCATTCTTCTGCTCATTGCACTGGCTGGAATGGCGTGGGAGTCTTCG ACCcagatgtttttcttccttgttCTTTTGATCTCCTTTGCAAACTACCTTGTTGGCACAGTGATCCCTCCTAACACTGAGAAACAATCTATTGGCATCTTTGGATACAGAG GTGATATCTTTGTAGAAAACCTAACACCAAGCTGGAGAGGACCCAAAGGAAGTTTTTTCcaagtttttgccattttttttcctgctgccaCTGGCATTCTATCTGGGGTCAACATTTGTGGAGACCTTAAA GACCCTAATAATGCTATCCCCAAAGGCACCCTGGCTGCCATTTTTTGGACAACACTTAGCGACCTGGTGATAGCAGTTACTACTG GGGTGTGTGTAGTGCGGGATGCTTCCGGGAATAAAAGTGACATCCTGACTGGAAACAGCACTGATGGTTGTGTGGGACTGGCCTGTAATTTGGGCTGGAACTTCACAGACTGCATCCACTCCCAGGCCTGTCCTTATGGACTGGCCAACAGTTTGAAT TTGCTGGGCCAGTTGTCAGGTTACCCCTACCTCATCACTGCTGGTGTCTTCGCAGCCACCTTGTCTTCTGCTCTTGGATTCTTGGTCTCTGCACCAAAAATCTTTCAG cGTCTGTGCAAGGACGAAATATACCCTTTCATTATATTCTTTGCAAAGGGTTATGGGAAAAATAATGAGCCAATCCGAGCGTATATTCTCTGCTACCTCATTGCTGTGATTTTCATTCTCGTTG CTGAGTTGAACACCATTGCAGCCCTTAACTCCAACTTCTTCCTTTGCTCTTACGGTCTCATAAACTTCAGTTGCTTTCATGCTTCTATCACCAATGCCCCAG gtTGGAGGCCTTCATTTCACTACTACAGCAAATGGACAGCTCTCTTTGGGGCAGTGATCTCTATGGTTCTTATGTTTCTGTTCACTTGGTGGGCTGCTCTCATCACCTTCTGTATCATCGTCTTCCTCTTTGGATATGTCAACTACTATAACAAACCCA AAATAAACTGGGGTTCGTCAGTCCAAGCAGGAACATACAACATGGCCTTGTCGTATTCTGTCTCTCTGATGGGTGTGGAAGATCATGTCAAGAATTTTAG GCCACAATGTCTTGTCCTGAGTGGACCACCAAACCAGCGGCCTGCTCTGGTGGACTTTGTTGGCTCCTTCACTAAACACGTCAGCCTCATGATCTGTGGAGACATTATATTG GAACAGGACAGGACGACACGGCCTCATGATGCTACAGACAGCTTGGTTAAGTGGATGAACAAGAGGAAAGTGCGATCGTTTTATACTCCTCTTTCCGCTGAAACTCTCAGAGCAGGAGCTAAAAATTTGTTACAGGTACGTTCTTTATTCGAGATGTTGTATTTATctgttattttgtctgtttgcctCTCCATCTGTTGTTGTCAGCAAGATGCCACAAAAACTCTGAGCCTTTCTGCTGCAAATCCAATTATTTATTCTTGTACCAGTTTTTCTGGGTTCATAATGAAAACTTAA
- the LOC108251153 gene encoding solute carrier family 12 member 3-like isoform X4 — protein MGQLASKRNVVARGVHFSTNEEGPPRYSSHHFDSTIHRNHDLRISPTIVVSDEESSTSERRGSRAELRRSSVYSTMDLVPQLEHYANSLPRPMTRNRPSLETLRKTFEMVDIGMDGGATSDSSSLPTPDPGNEESQAPPGKGPVRFGWIVGVMIRCMLNIWGVILFLRLSWITSQAGIVLTCVIILMSVTVTSVTALSISAIATNGRVASGGAYFMLSRTLGPEIGGPIGVVFCFANALACALHTVGFSEVVRDLMREFNVVMIDSVNDVRIVGVITVTILLLIALAGMAWESSTQMFFFLVLLISFANYLVGTVIPPNTEKQSIGIFGYRGDIFVENLTPSWRGPKGSFFQVFAIFFPAATGILSGVNICGDLKDPNNAIPKGTLAAIFWTTLSDLVIAVTTGVCVVRDASGNKSDILTGNSTDGCVGLACNLGWNFTDCIHSQACPYGLANSLNLLGQLSGYPYLITAGVFAATLSSALGFLVSAPKIFQRLCKDEIYPFIIFFAKGYGKNNEPIRAYILCYLIAVIFILVAELNTIAALNSNFFLCSYGLINFSCFHASITNAPGWRPSFHYYSKWTALFGAVISMVLMFLFTWWAALITFCIIVFLFGYVNYYNKPKINWGSSVQAGTYNMALSYSVSLMGVEDHVKNFRPQCLVLSGPPNQRPALVDFVGSFTKHVSLMICGDIILEQDRTTRPHDATDSLVKWMNKRKVRSFYTPLSAETLRAGAKNLLQASGLGKLKPNTLVLGFKGNWRESAPESIEDYINTI, from the exons ATGGGGCAACTTGCATCCAAACGTAATGTAGTGGCCCGAGGTGTCCATTTCTCAACCAATGAAGAGGGCCCTCCCCGATACTCATCACACCACTTCGATAGCACCATACATCGAAATCATGACCTGCGAATTTCTCCAACCATTGTTGTCTCTGATGAGGAGTCAAG TACATCAGAGCGCCGTGGCTCGAGGGCAGAGTTGCGCAGATCCTCTGTCTATAGCACCATGGATCTGGTGCCTCAGTTGGAGCATTATGCCAATTCCCTTCCACGTCCGATGACAAGAAACAGGCCATCTCTTGAAACTCTCCGCAAGACATTTGAA ATGGTGGATATAGGCATGGATGGAGGAGCCACGTCAGACTCAAGCAGCCTTCCAACACCAGATCCTGGAAACGAAGAGTCTCAAGCTCCCCCAGGGAAAGGTCCTGTTAGATTTGGCTGGATAGTTGGAGTCATg ATTCGTTGCATGCTGAATATTTGGGGGGTCATCCTGTTCCTCCGGCTGTCATGGATCACTTCCCAGGCAGGCATTG TGTTGACGTGTGTTATAATTTTGATGTCTGTGACGGTGACGTCTGTGACTGCGTTATCAATTTCTGCCATTGCCACCAACGGGAGGGTGGCCTCAG gTGGGGCATATTTTATGCTCTCCAGAACCTTGGGTCCTGAAATTGGAGGACCAATTGGGGTGGTTTTCTGCTTTGCCAATGCACTGGCGTGTGCGCTCCATACTGTTGGTTTCTCAGAGGTTGTTCGTGATCTAATGCGG GAGTTCAATGTCGTCATGATCGATTCAGTGAACGATGTTCGTATTGTGGGTGTGATCACTGTGACCATTCTTCTGCTCATTGCACTGGCTGGAATGGCGTGGGAGTCTTCG ACCcagatgtttttcttccttgttCTTTTGATCTCCTTTGCAAACTACCTTGTTGGCACAGTGATCCCTCCTAACACTGAGAAACAATCTATTGGCATCTTTGGATACAGAG GTGATATCTTTGTAGAAAACCTAACACCAAGCTGGAGAGGACCCAAAGGAAGTTTTTTCcaagtttttgccattttttttcctgctgccaCTGGCATTCTATCTGGGGTCAACATTTGTGGAGACCTTAAA GACCCTAATAATGCTATCCCCAAAGGCACCCTGGCTGCCATTTTTTGGACAACACTTAGCGACCTGGTGATAGCAGTTACTACTG GGGTGTGTGTAGTGCGGGATGCTTCCGGGAATAAAAGTGACATCCTGACTGGAAACAGCACTGATGGTTGTGTGGGACTGGCCTGTAATTTGGGCTGGAACTTCACAGACTGCATCCACTCCCAGGCCTGTCCTTATGGACTGGCCAACAGTTTGAAT TTGCTGGGCCAGTTGTCAGGTTACCCCTACCTCATCACTGCTGGTGTCTTCGCAGCCACCTTGTCTTCTGCTCTTGGATTCTTGGTCTCTGCACCAAAAATCTTTCAG cGTCTGTGCAAGGACGAAATATACCCTTTCATTATATTCTTTGCAAAGGGTTATGGGAAAAATAATGAGCCAATCCGAGCGTATATTCTCTGCTACCTCATTGCTGTGATTTTCATTCTCGTTG CTGAGTTGAACACCATTGCAGCCCTTAACTCCAACTTCTTCCTTTGCTCTTACGGTCTCATAAACTTCAGTTGCTTTCATGCTTCTATCACCAATGCCCCAG gtTGGAGGCCTTCATTTCACTACTACAGCAAATGGACAGCTCTCTTTGGGGCAGTGATCTCTATGGTTCTTATGTTTCTGTTCACTTGGTGGGCTGCTCTCATCACCTTCTGTATCATCGTCTTCCTCTTTGGATATGTCAACTACTATAACAAACCCA AAATAAACTGGGGTTCGTCAGTCCAAGCAGGAACATACAACATGGCCTTGTCGTATTCTGTCTCTCTGATGGGTGTGGAAGATCATGTCAAGAATTTTAG GCCACAATGTCTTGTCCTGAGTGGACCACCAAACCAGCGGCCTGCTCTGGTGGACTTTGTTGGCTCCTTCACTAAACACGTCAGCCTCATGATCTGTGGAGACATTATATTG GAACAGGACAGGACGACACGGCCTCATGATGCTACAGACAGCTTGGTTAAGTGGATGAACAAGAGGAAAGTGCGATCGTTTTATACTCCTCTTTCCGCTGAAACTCTCAGAGCAGGAGCTAAAAATTTGTTACAG GCATCTGGTCTTGGCAAGTTGAAACCCAACACTCTGGTCCTAGGCTTTAAGGGAAACTGGAGGGAGAGTGCTCCTGAAAGCATTGAGGATTATATCAACACTATTTAG
- the LOC108251153 gene encoding solute carrier family 12 member 3-like isoform X3, whose product MGQLASKRNVVARGVHFSTNEEGPPRYSSHHFDSTIHRNHDLRISPTIVVSDEESSSTSERRGSRAELRRSSVYSTMDLVPQLEHYANSLPRPMTRNRPSLETLRKTFEMVDIGMDGGATSDSSSLPTPDPGNEESQAPPGKGPVRFGWIVGVMIRCMLNIWGVILFLRLSWITSQAGIVLTCVIILMSVTVTSVTALSISAIATNGRVASGGAYFMLSRTLGPEIGGPIGVVFCFANALACALHTVGFSEVVRDLMREFNVVMIDSVNDVRIVGVITVTILLLIALAGMAWESSTQMFFFLVLLISFANYLVGTVIPPNTEKQSIGIFGYRGDIFVENLTPSWRGPKGSFFQVFAIFFPAATGILSGVNICGDLKDPNNAIPKGTLAAIFWTTLSDLVIAVTTGVCVVRDASGNKSDILTGNSTDGCVGLACNLGWNFTDCIHSQACPYGLANSLNLLGQLSGYPYLITAGVFAATLSSALGFLVSAPKIFQRLCKDEIYPFIIFFAKGYGKNNEPIRAYILCYLIAVIFILVAELNTIAALNSNFFLCSYGLINFSCFHASITNAPGWRPSFHYYSKWTALFGAVISMVLMFLFTWWAALITFCIIVFLFGYVNYYNKPKINWGSSVQAGTYNMALSYSVSLMGVEDHVKNFRPQCLVLSGPPNQRPALVDFVGSFTKHVSLMICGDIILEQDRTTRPHDATDSLVKWMNKRKVRSFYTPLSAETLRAGAKNLLQASGLGKLKPNTLVLGFKGNWRESAPESIEDYINTI is encoded by the exons ATGGGGCAACTTGCATCCAAACGTAATGTAGTGGCCCGAGGTGTCCATTTCTCAACCAATGAAGAGGGCCCTCCCCGATACTCATCACACCACTTCGATAGCACCATACATCGAAATCATGACCTGCGAATTTCTCCAACCATTGTTGTCTCTGATGAGGAGTCAAG CAGTACATCAGAGCGCCGTGGCTCGAGGGCAGAGTTGCGCAGATCCTCTGTCTATAGCACCATGGATCTGGTGCCTCAGTTGGAGCATTATGCCAATTCCCTTCCACGTCCGATGACAAGAAACAGGCCATCTCTTGAAACTCTCCGCAAGACATTTGAA ATGGTGGATATAGGCATGGATGGAGGAGCCACGTCAGACTCAAGCAGCCTTCCAACACCAGATCCTGGAAACGAAGAGTCTCAAGCTCCCCCAGGGAAAGGTCCTGTTAGATTTGGCTGGATAGTTGGAGTCATg ATTCGTTGCATGCTGAATATTTGGGGGGTCATCCTGTTCCTCCGGCTGTCATGGATCACTTCCCAGGCAGGCATTG TGTTGACGTGTGTTATAATTTTGATGTCTGTGACGGTGACGTCTGTGACTGCGTTATCAATTTCTGCCATTGCCACCAACGGGAGGGTGGCCTCAG gTGGGGCATATTTTATGCTCTCCAGAACCTTGGGTCCTGAAATTGGAGGACCAATTGGGGTGGTTTTCTGCTTTGCCAATGCACTGGCGTGTGCGCTCCATACTGTTGGTTTCTCAGAGGTTGTTCGTGATCTAATGCGG GAGTTCAATGTCGTCATGATCGATTCAGTGAACGATGTTCGTATTGTGGGTGTGATCACTGTGACCATTCTTCTGCTCATTGCACTGGCTGGAATGGCGTGGGAGTCTTCG ACCcagatgtttttcttccttgttCTTTTGATCTCCTTTGCAAACTACCTTGTTGGCACAGTGATCCCTCCTAACACTGAGAAACAATCTATTGGCATCTTTGGATACAGAG GTGATATCTTTGTAGAAAACCTAACACCAAGCTGGAGAGGACCCAAAGGAAGTTTTTTCcaagtttttgccattttttttcctgctgccaCTGGCATTCTATCTGGGGTCAACATTTGTGGAGACCTTAAA GACCCTAATAATGCTATCCCCAAAGGCACCCTGGCTGCCATTTTTTGGACAACACTTAGCGACCTGGTGATAGCAGTTACTACTG GGGTGTGTGTAGTGCGGGATGCTTCCGGGAATAAAAGTGACATCCTGACTGGAAACAGCACTGATGGTTGTGTGGGACTGGCCTGTAATTTGGGCTGGAACTTCACAGACTGCATCCACTCCCAGGCCTGTCCTTATGGACTGGCCAACAGTTTGAAT TTGCTGGGCCAGTTGTCAGGTTACCCCTACCTCATCACTGCTGGTGTCTTCGCAGCCACCTTGTCTTCTGCTCTTGGATTCTTGGTCTCTGCACCAAAAATCTTTCAG cGTCTGTGCAAGGACGAAATATACCCTTTCATTATATTCTTTGCAAAGGGTTATGGGAAAAATAATGAGCCAATCCGAGCGTATATTCTCTGCTACCTCATTGCTGTGATTTTCATTCTCGTTG CTGAGTTGAACACCATTGCAGCCCTTAACTCCAACTTCTTCCTTTGCTCTTACGGTCTCATAAACTTCAGTTGCTTTCATGCTTCTATCACCAATGCCCCAG gtTGGAGGCCTTCATTTCACTACTACAGCAAATGGACAGCTCTCTTTGGGGCAGTGATCTCTATGGTTCTTATGTTTCTGTTCACTTGGTGGGCTGCTCTCATCACCTTCTGTATCATCGTCTTCCTCTTTGGATATGTCAACTACTATAACAAACCCA AAATAAACTGGGGTTCGTCAGTCCAAGCAGGAACATACAACATGGCCTTGTCGTATTCTGTCTCTCTGATGGGTGTGGAAGATCATGTCAAGAATTTTAG GCCACAATGTCTTGTCCTGAGTGGACCACCAAACCAGCGGCCTGCTCTGGTGGACTTTGTTGGCTCCTTCACTAAACACGTCAGCCTCATGATCTGTGGAGACATTATATTG GAACAGGACAGGACGACACGGCCTCATGATGCTACAGACAGCTTGGTTAAGTGGATGAACAAGAGGAAAGTGCGATCGTTTTATACTCCTCTTTCCGCTGAAACTCTCAGAGCAGGAGCTAAAAATTTGTTACAG GCATCTGGTCTTGGCAAGTTGAAACCCAACACTCTGGTCCTAGGCTTTAAGGGAAACTGGAGGGAGAGTGCTCCTGAAAGCATTGAGGATTATATCAACACTATTTAG